A part of Cataglyphis hispanica isolate Lineage 1 chromosome 7, ULB_Chis1_1.0, whole genome shotgun sequence genomic DNA contains:
- the LOC126851202 gene encoding max-binding protein MNT-like isoform X3, whose product MVLLVSEGIMSSTIQTHVSLNARNPIVDVGETNNIVSSLMNANSLPLIPRRVVGIIDIVNNGEVLRRSNDCMSPPPKKKWIRHYLLEEEPLENNRTNQSITSRENSAVSNTRATVPLSTGSNSVQLTALHSTSHHHHHHHHHHHHHHSQQLQQQQQHQHHNHSEHHNTSNHYVENHNPNQSQQSVGNLVVDVETNHDNKKHRSGPCVIRSGTREVHNKLEKNRRAHLKECFEILKKQLPSQDEKKSSNLSILHAANKYIRALTKKDQDYEHEMERLAREKIAAQQKLMALKKELNATWDHIDINSLLLEQNSGTDMTIAKNESVEVDVTGLPRGGTRYSSTSSLNSVTTVSPPQTLQSTNTTSNIHNQAASSGAVCQDVNLTRGSRESPPANSMSGAAPTSSIPTPQEKIATSSTANIVQQSHQLHLPISAQMLNTSQGLATIVPTLQHIGPGLRVVPSDTRQLLVTHTAGNNEPRSLTLAVQNSSDQSRPPLIAVQSNTGNEPRPVALVVHSSTANDSRVTFVHSNLSNNDRPLALAMQSTASDVRPVTFVHSGNEGRPLVLATHSPALNVSNTQTRIRTGDAQTTHKMVSGVTLVGGNGSELARLPGGAELNILPANGLTLSHAGVSLQTTTGKSGSTMMQNASTTESIAHIVGQHTPLSGLTPIVTPMTVVSQGNQVTAHILAPSSLAGKMITTPILKSVGQMPLVNAQYLNTTTLVKPVVVVSSSTTTLPSTTASSTQPPSTSNSTV is encoded by the exons ACGTCGGCGAGACCAATAATATCGTGAGCAGTCTAATGAATGCGAATAGTCTGCCGTTGATACCGAGGCGAGTTGTTGGTATAATCGACATTGTTAACAACGGAGAAGTGCTACGACGTAGCAACGATTGCATGTCACCtccaccaaaaaaaaaatggatacgGCATTATTTGCTTG AGGAGGAACCTTTAGAAAACAACAGGACGAATCAATCGATTACATCACGAGAGAATTCTGCAGTCTCTAATACGCGAGCCACCGTGCCGTTATCAACTGGATCGAATTCTGTTCAGCTAACTGCACTTCACTCCACctctcatcatcatcatcatcaccatcaccatcatcatcatcatcactcGCAACAGttacaacaacaacaacaacatcaACATCACAATCATAGTGAACATCATAATACATCTAACCATTATGTGGAGAATCATAATCCGAATCAATCTCAACAAAGTGTGGGCAACCTCGTTGTCGATGTTGAAACGAACCACGATAATAAGAAACATCGGAGTGG ACCATGCGTAATTCGATCTGGTACGAGGGAAGTACACAATAAGTTGGAGAAGAATCGTAGGGCGCATCTCAAAGAATGTTTTGAGATTTTGAAGAAGCAGCTACCATCGCAAGATGAGAAGAAATCTTCGAATCTTTCTATTCTTCATGCGGCGAACAAATATATACGG GCATTGACAAAGAAAGACCAAGATTATGAGCACGAGATGGAAAGActtgcgagagagaaaatcgcgGCTCAACAAAAATTGATGGCACTGAAGAAGGAACTGAACGCGACTTGGGATCATATCGACATCAACTCTCTTCTGCTGGAACAAAATTCAGGGACGGATATGACAATTGCCAAAAATG AAAGTGTAGAAGTTGATGTTACCGGACTCCCACGAGGTGGTACAAGATATAGTAGCACGAGTAGTCTGAACAGCGTGACGACAGTTAGCCCACCGCAAACATTGCAATCCACTAATACGACTTCCAATATCCATAATCAAGCCGCAAGTTCTGGTGCTGTTTGTCAAGATGTAAATCTCACACGAGGTTCCAGAGAAAGTCCGCCCGCGAATTCAATGTCTGGAGCAGCACCTACATCTAGCATTCCTACTCCGCAG gaAAAAATCGCTACATCATCCACGGCTAATATAGTGCAGCAATCGCATCAGCTACACCTACCTATTAGCGCTCAAATGTTGAACACGAGTCAGGGTCTTGCAACTATTGTGCCGACTTTGCAGCACATCGGACCGGGGCTTAGGGTGGTACCGAGTGATACACGGCAGCTCTTGGTCACCCATACCGCTGGCAATAATGAACCTCGATCGCTGACATTGGCAGTTCAAAACTCCTCAGATCAATCTAGGCCGCCGTTAATCGCTGTGCAATCAAACACTGGAAATGAGCCAAGGCCCGTGGCACTAGTCGTTCATTCGTCTACCGCCAATGATAGCAGAGTAACATTTGTACACTCTAATCTGTCCAATAATGACAGGCCACTGGCTTTGGCCATGCAATCGACCGCGAGTGATGTTAGACCTGTCACATTTGTGCACTCGGGGAACGAAGGCCGGCCATTGGTTCTCGCCACACATTCACCTGCGCTGAATGTGTCAA atACTCAAACGAGAATAAGAACGGGTGACGCACAGACTACACATAAAATGGTTAGTGGCGTAACGCTGGTCGGAGGCAATGGCTCGGAATTAGCAAGACTTCCCGGTGGTGCGGAACTGAATATACTTCCAGCAAATG GATTAACTTTAAGCCATGCAGGAGTGTCGCTTCAAACTACTACGGGAAAATCAGGCTCGACAATGATGCAGAACGCTTCTACCACAGAAAGTATAGCCCATATCGTTGGTCAGCACACGCCTCTTTCCGGTTTGACTCCAATCGTCACACCGATGACAGTCGTCTCTCAGGGTAATCAGGTGACCGCTCACATCCTAGCACCGTCTAGCCTAGCAGGGAAGATGATTACCACTCCGATTCTCAAGTCCGTAGGACAAATGCCGCTCGTGAATGCTCAGTACCTTAACACCACAACTTTAGTGAAACCTGTTGTCGTGGTGAGTTCGTCAACAACAACGCTACCGTCGACGACGGCTTCCAGTACACAACCTCC
- the LOC126851202 gene encoding max-binding protein MNT-like isoform X4 has product MLIIDEEEPLENNRTNQSITSRENSAVSNTRATVPLSTGSNSVQLTALHSTSHHHHHHHHHHHHHHSQQLQQQQQHQHHNHSEHHNTSNHYVENHNPNQSQQSVGNLVVDVETNHDNKKHRSGPCVIRSGTREVHNKLEKNRRAHLKECFEILKKQLPSQDEKKSSNLSILHAANKYIRALTKKDQDYEHEMERLAREKIAAQQKLMALKKELNATWDHIDINSLLLEQNSGTDMTIAKNESVEVDVTGLPRGGTRYSSTSSLNSVTTVSPPQTLQSTNTTSNIHNQAASSGAVCQDVNLTRGSRESPPANSMSGAAPTSSIPTPQEKIATSSTANIVQQSHQLHLPISAQMLNTSQGLATIVPTLQHIGPGLRVVPSDTRQLLVTHTAGNNEPRSLTLAVQNSSDQSRPPLIAVQSNTGNEPRPVALVVHSSTANDSRVTFVHSNLSNNDRPLALAMQSTASDVRPVTFVHSGNEGRPLVLATHSPALNVSNTQTRIRTGDAQTTHKMVSGVTLVGGNGSELARLPGGAELNILPANGLTLSHAGVSLQTTTGKSGSTMMQNASTTESIAHIVGQHTPLSGLTPIVTPMTVVSQGNQVTAHILAPSSLAGKMITTPILKSVGQMPLVNAQYLNTTTLVKPVVVVSSSTTTLPSTTASSTQPPSTSNSTV; this is encoded by the exons AGGAGGAACCTTTAGAAAACAACAGGACGAATCAATCGATTACATCACGAGAGAATTCTGCAGTCTCTAATACGCGAGCCACCGTGCCGTTATCAACTGGATCGAATTCTGTTCAGCTAACTGCACTTCACTCCACctctcatcatcatcatcatcaccatcaccatcatcatcatcatcactcGCAACAGttacaacaacaacaacaacatcaACATCACAATCATAGTGAACATCATAATACATCTAACCATTATGTGGAGAATCATAATCCGAATCAATCTCAACAAAGTGTGGGCAACCTCGTTGTCGATGTTGAAACGAACCACGATAATAAGAAACATCGGAGTGG ACCATGCGTAATTCGATCTGGTACGAGGGAAGTACACAATAAGTTGGAGAAGAATCGTAGGGCGCATCTCAAAGAATGTTTTGAGATTTTGAAGAAGCAGCTACCATCGCAAGATGAGAAGAAATCTTCGAATCTTTCTATTCTTCATGCGGCGAACAAATATATACGG GCATTGACAAAGAAAGACCAAGATTATGAGCACGAGATGGAAAGActtgcgagagagaaaatcgcgGCTCAACAAAAATTGATGGCACTGAAGAAGGAACTGAACGCGACTTGGGATCATATCGACATCAACTCTCTTCTGCTGGAACAAAATTCAGGGACGGATATGACAATTGCCAAAAATG AAAGTGTAGAAGTTGATGTTACCGGACTCCCACGAGGTGGTACAAGATATAGTAGCACGAGTAGTCTGAACAGCGTGACGACAGTTAGCCCACCGCAAACATTGCAATCCACTAATACGACTTCCAATATCCATAATCAAGCCGCAAGTTCTGGTGCTGTTTGTCAAGATGTAAATCTCACACGAGGTTCCAGAGAAAGTCCGCCCGCGAATTCAATGTCTGGAGCAGCACCTACATCTAGCATTCCTACTCCGCAG gaAAAAATCGCTACATCATCCACGGCTAATATAGTGCAGCAATCGCATCAGCTACACCTACCTATTAGCGCTCAAATGTTGAACACGAGTCAGGGTCTTGCAACTATTGTGCCGACTTTGCAGCACATCGGACCGGGGCTTAGGGTGGTACCGAGTGATACACGGCAGCTCTTGGTCACCCATACCGCTGGCAATAATGAACCTCGATCGCTGACATTGGCAGTTCAAAACTCCTCAGATCAATCTAGGCCGCCGTTAATCGCTGTGCAATCAAACACTGGAAATGAGCCAAGGCCCGTGGCACTAGTCGTTCATTCGTCTACCGCCAATGATAGCAGAGTAACATTTGTACACTCTAATCTGTCCAATAATGACAGGCCACTGGCTTTGGCCATGCAATCGACCGCGAGTGATGTTAGACCTGTCACATTTGTGCACTCGGGGAACGAAGGCCGGCCATTGGTTCTCGCCACACATTCACCTGCGCTGAATGTGTCAA atACTCAAACGAGAATAAGAACGGGTGACGCACAGACTACACATAAAATGGTTAGTGGCGTAACGCTGGTCGGAGGCAATGGCTCGGAATTAGCAAGACTTCCCGGTGGTGCGGAACTGAATATACTTCCAGCAAATG GATTAACTTTAAGCCATGCAGGAGTGTCGCTTCAAACTACTACGGGAAAATCAGGCTCGACAATGATGCAGAACGCTTCTACCACAGAAAGTATAGCCCATATCGTTGGTCAGCACACGCCTCTTTCCGGTTTGACTCCAATCGTCACACCGATGACAGTCGTCTCTCAGGGTAATCAGGTGACCGCTCACATCCTAGCACCGTCTAGCCTAGCAGGGAAGATGATTACCACTCCGATTCTCAAGTCCGTAGGACAAATGCCGCTCGTGAATGCTCAGTACCTTAACACCACAACTTTAGTGAAACCTGTTGTCGTGGTGAGTTCGTCAACAACAACGCTACCGTCGACGACGGCTTCCAGTACACAACCTCC